The DNA window GTTTTCTTTAACTTCTTCCCTGCTCGATCTGGAGAAGCCGTTCTCTGGGTGAGGAGGCTGACAtcatgatggtttttttttcctcttccctGTTCGTATATCATAGCAAGCCTTTTAGCCGGGATGATTTGGTTTCGAAGGCACGATTGAAAACTGTGCCTGAAATCTGACCCGTTTCGtgaggaaatatttttgcgATGAAAAATTTGGAAATAATTTAGCAACTTTCCTTCGGTGGGGGAGGGGCGTATGCTGGAAAAAAGGACTCTTTATCAACCGTAACAtgtatttaatgttttgcacTAAACTTTTCACGAATTCGTGCCTGTTGGATTGGTTTCACCCAAGGCAACAAACGCGTTGACTCACAGCCAGAACAACAGTAGCTTacctttattttattccacacGCCTTGGTATGCCGGCCGCTTCGATTTTGCTTGATTGCAGATTGGTTCGAGGTGTAATGAGATGTACCCGAAGTTTTCACTCCCCTAGCCACGATCGTTGTGTTCTTTCCCTTGGCACTTGTGCCAGCACAgccgtgtttctttttttcgcccaaaaacccaaaactggAAATGAATCACGGATCCAAAAACACTACACACTACTCACAATAACCCGGTGCGGGCTTTTCGGGGTGGGGGGGAGGAGAGTTTgttcttttgctgttgctttgcCTGGCTTGTGACAACTGTTCGCAACACCACCGAATTCACACTCCATCCGCAACGACTTCTGTTTCGACAATGAGCGGCTTTCTTCGATGATGCTGCCCATAAGCCTACGGAGATGctgggtgcgtgtgtgtgtgtgtgtgggttatGTGTGGAAAACGCCTCATCTGCGACTGCGCGTGTGTGGGTATAATCGTAGTGAAGGCGCTTGCTGGAACGCACACGCACAGGTGCCTCTAAACACCTTGGTTTGTGTCTCGGGATGAACGATAGATGGCGCTACCTGTCATATTCGCCATATTTCGCTGCTGGAtatatgtaaatttaattttttattttatttcacccagatgaagcattatttatttGGATTTCGCGTACATAAAATCCTATCTAGcataatttaatcaaatattataaaatactTCGCATCAGTATCGAATGATGCAGGTCACGTACACACTACTGAAACAGATCCACTAATACATATACACATGTACAGCATTTgcggcaaacaaaaataaaataaaataaatgaatctaCGAAATGGATTGCATTTGGATAGAAGGATAAAATAGGATTGAAggaaccaaaaataaaagttcCTTCACGGTGATACCCGGTTTCATCAATTCCACCAAACAGTTGTTCCAATTGGTTGTGCCAATGCCCCACTAATTTTCACAGTATTCAGTGCTGTAATGTATGGAAGTTACTGAAGTTGATTGTTTGTATAGACATCGCATGTTATCGAATGGAAAAAGGGATATATTTCAGTACTAAGAGTACATATCAAGTGCTTGGCAATAAGTAGAATTAgttttcatatttataaagCTCTTATTAATTAACATAAATGTTTCCAAACACAAATTCGAAAACCATACGTTTGGACTCTGCActagaatttattttcctctctTAACTCATTTGCCAGGTTTGATTGGCTATCACTAACCAACTAACCAACAAGCGAATATATGTTTAAAGAGTTTTCTTGCTCGTATCGTCAGGATTATTTGCAGATTCGTTAGTAGTTTCAAGCGGTGCATCGGAGGTTACGGCGGGGGTCGATTTTTTGCTCGCAAACCGACATACTCCACCGCTGCAATCAAACGGATTTTTCGGTTCGGTCTTAATGACGTTCCCATCCTTGTCCTTCTTCTCCCAAGGATTCCAGTACTTCAGTAGAATTGGCTGGACAAACTTATGCCAGAGGTAGAGCAGAACAGGCACGATGAAGCAAGGAATGCAAACCATTTTCCGTTCACTGTTGTTGTTCAAGTTTCTAGCATAGATTTGTTTTCAGGCCTGCTTTGCTGCTTGCTTTTGGTTCTTAGCTTCGTCGGAATGGTGATTTACCTAAAGGGAAAGGGAAAATCAGTTCGTGTTGAAGGGAAGATACACTAGATGATGTACTAACTTGCTGATGTGCTTCATGGATTAGTTTTTGTCACTATAATACAGATTACACTCCACGACCGGTATTATTAGAGATAATCTCTTCAAATGGAAGTAATGCAGAATGCAATATTATAATGTTTTTCTCGTTCTCCAGCTGTTCTGCTTAgaacacaataaaaacatatcATCAGATGACAGATGCATATCCAGCAgctagcaaaagcaaaacaacaaacacagcaGACATTTCAGTGACGTTTTTTTCTTGACGGTGtttgaaacaaattacaaaatcGTTAACCCTTGCCACagacaaccaaaaaccacaattTACCGGCCATCCAGGGCTAGCAAAACTGTACAAATTACTTACgagtttgtttccttttttaacattttcctttttaagtTGTAGCCATTTTCGTAGACGTCTCCGATGTTCCAAAATTACCATTTGAATCGTTTTCACTCAAGCAAATGgggttaaaaagaaaatttaatattttttagttACTTTTGATAActaaaatcacacaaaataatagaataaacacatttttaattgattttaaaacCGCAGTTTTGAGCgacaaatttttgtttcaatttgacATCAAGTGACAGCATTTTGTGCAGTCAGCTCAAAATGCTGGCGCTGTGTATTCAACGCATCAgtttaaaactgttttttagtttatatAATAATTGTgatattattgtttaattcatTCAACAAAATAATCGTTTGCGAAAGTCGATATTCCGATTTACAATAGATGCACTTCGTTTTTGAATGGATTacgaaaatgttttgaaacttTGACGGTTCATGTGGCAGCACAAACAGACAGCATGAAAATAGCACAAGCCCGGTGTTCCATACATCTtttgttgtgttatttttaaatacgtTAAATGAGGTATTTTACATCGTTTAATTATCAAAAACTGGGTGGTTTTAGCGTAAGTTAGCCATAAACTAATttttgaaatcattttaataatcttcttcttggcctgGGCACGTCGCGACAACCAATTTCCAGGAATCTTGCTTTAGGGCTGCAGCCCTCCATCCACCAACGAAGGCGAGTGGATCGAACAACAGCGGTGTCAGCAAAACAGGTGGATCGGGCAATTGCGCTTGGCATGCGGCGTCAGCGGAAACGTTCTAGTTAGCCGAATGCGTGTGGTCGTATCACCTGACCATCGTTAAGCCAGATCAGCAGAACAGGAACGTACGAACCAGGTTCGATGGGAACTAGCGCAGAAAATAGAGTTTAGTTCAGTTTGGATAGCCATCGCGATCACTGTTTAACTCGAGTtgtaaagtgaataaaaatatatttttttaatatcaatgATCAGCCACAATGAGTGTGACCCAAAGTGAAGTGACTTTACAAAGTGGTATGTCCATCAGTAGAGCGCCATCTGGTCACCACGGCAAATCGAAAATGAAGGAGCCTTGGTCGaagaaaaaatggacaaaCTGACACCGGAGATCCTAACCCTGATTCTGTAAGTAAGAACCAGGTAAGATTTATCATTctgtaaataaaaagtaaGTTAGGGAAGGTAGGGAACGACTTCGTAAAAAAATGCACGGAACATTTCTTATTACATTCCAAATCTTCCATCTCTTTTTCGAAGGGTTTTCCAAGGTTTTGTTTGATACAAATTGTACTTAATCTCTTGTAGTTTTCGAGAGAATAAGTTAAACTTTATTCAGACCTTTTGGTcgtaaaagaaattttatttctaattcTTAATCTAATGTTCTCTACTGCTCTATGCTGGAACGCGATTCTTTCGATATATCGTATTGCATCGGTatgcattaaatttaaatatttaattaatcatCTTTACCTTTCTTTTGAGTGCCTAAACGAAGATCAATTGGTTGTATTTCTAAGCATgatgttttttatattttatttacgctGTTGATGTTCCCGTCTCCCAAGTCGAAATGACTAAGCTCTCCGCTAGTTTGCTCTTCGCGTTCGAGAACCTATGCCGCAAGAAGGGGGAGTTGGGTTCGTCCATACTTCGAGCCGTCCCGTGACGAATTGAAACCTGAAAGCTTGAAAGAAAACTCCCGAGTTCTGGTTTTCAATTGATTTCTTTCGAGTGCGAGGACTCCTTATATACTTTCAAATTAGTTTACAATttacttcctatttgttaACTATCTATAAACGTAACTCACAGAACCACGACCTATTTGTCTCTGGGCCGTTCGGGTTAGGTAATGGTTCCCCtaaatcttctatttctatTTGTTCGATAGGATTGTCTtgtatatttcttttcatgtAGAACGTTACCCCGACGATAACTTCTACTAAGATTAACAATATGTTAGTTAAAATTGCAATTGCGAGAGCGTGATGTTAACCTGTCTAGTGTTGCGGTTCGATTGGCAAAATCTTCAGGGATCCTAACTGTTTTTTCGCTGATCGCATCGAGGGTACCGAACAATTTCTTATTTCTAAGATCTTCGATGGTTTACATACGGTGCAATTCATCTTCTACGTCTTCTCCACCGAATATCATTCCTTTTATCATACCTAACAAGCTCCGTTTGACCTTACGCGATCCTCGTGCTACGTACCAGATCTCACGTTCAGCAGCTATCGTCTGTTGGCGTATCATGGCCACCGAATCATGTAGGGCATGATCGACGGACGGTTGATTTCGTGCTTTGTCACTGAGCCTCTCCAATTCGAATCTTACCTTGGGCAGCCTGCTTGTCAAGTGCGCGAAGCTAACCTCGCGGCGTGTTTCTTTAGACAGGCGCAGATCACGCCGACTAAAGAGCAATAATACTCTGACTCGTTCTCTTTTGTGAATGACAAATTTATTACAACTAATTCGCGGTTTTATAGCTAATTACTGCTGACCGATCGCGGTCAGcaattcttattcttattgTACATGTGGTTGTTATTATTTCGATATCGAGCGTGTCATATTCTCCGTTGGCGACACTGTTGATGTCCTGCCGTGGTTAAACGTCCGTCTCGAAAGTTCTTAGCACTTCTCCACGCTGCACTAAACAGGTTCCAAGATGTGTGAACACGAGTCCCTAGGAAGTGTTCCTAAGGCTTACCCTGTATCGACTCATGGATCCAAACTCTCTGTCCGTGCACCTCTGTCCATGCGTCGTTTCGGCGTGGTGTTGAATCGAATCGTTGTTGCTGACGTCTCGTGCTCTTTTTATTGGCGATTTATGCCTTACCAATGAGTGTGACAAGAGATGTTCCTTCTGGCGTATGTCCACTGTCGCGACTTTTACTGCTGGTCTTGTCAGTACAGTCTCTCCAACTTGTATTTCCACTGCGCGAACCCGGCCGTCTGTCGCCTCAAAGGTTTTAACTACTCGTCCCTTTAGCCACTTTCCGGGAGGCGCGTTGTCGTCAGTAAGGACGACGAcgtcatttatttttaatgggTCGATCTTATCCGTCCATTTGTTGCGCCGGATAAGGGTAGGAAGATATTCCTTCTTCCATCGATCCCAATATATTTTGGCGTGGTGTTGTACCAACTTCCACTGCTTCCGATTTACGCCTGACGGAACGTCTGCGAAAGGAGGTACTTCGTCCACTGCCCTGCCAATTAGGAATTCCACTTCCTTTAGTTCGTTAACACTTCATCTACCATACACGTTACCGGAATGTGAGTTAAGGGTCTCGAGTTCAACATAGCTTCAATCTGAATTAACGTGGCGCGCAAGGTTTCGGGTGTTGGTTTTCGGAGGTTCCATTGCTTCGAACATGAATCTAAGGGCCTTTTTGATTGTTTGGATCAATCGTTCCCATGATCCTCCGAAGTGTGGTGCTGCGGGTGGATTGAAAGTACATTGAATGTCATATTTCAATGCCGCTTCTTTCCCCATTCTGCGATCTATTTCTTGCAACAGCTGGTTCTATTCTTTTTCGGCTCCAACGAAATTGGTACCGTTATCGCTGTACAGGTGTGTTATTTTGCCACGCCGATGTTGGAAGTTCTTCAGACACACTA is part of the Anopheles funestus chromosome X, idAnoFuneDA-416_04, whole genome shotgun sequence genome and encodes:
- the LOC125773751 gene encoding UPF0729 protein AGAP000931 — translated: MVCIPCFIVPVLLYLWHKFVQPILLKYWNPWEKKDKDGNVIKTEPKNPFDCSGGVCRFASKKSTPAVTSDAPLETTNESANNPDDTSKKTL